A genomic window from Streptomyces mirabilis includes:
- a CDS encoding Ku protein, producing the protein MPRTIWSGAISFGLVTVPIHVVSATEDHSIRFHQVHLDDMARVRVRKYCSIEDREVAQGEIGKGYEVSKDTIIAVSDEELQQMPLPTAKAIELVSFMPAESIDPIRVGDGYYLQPDGQVAAKPYKLLAQALERSSKVAVAKYAWSGRERLGLLRVRDGVIVLHAMRWDDEIRDPSELAPDAVELTDEEIAEAEHLIDRLTRDDLEGPEFTDQYTEAVEQLIEAKREHKEPPKAEEPEAPAGKVVDLMAALQESVAKARIARGEDATVHEMPKKTAAKKTAKKQPTKKAATKKTAKKAGGRKPRSA; encoded by the coding sequence ATGCCCCGAACCATCTGGTCAGGAGCCATCTCGTTCGGGCTGGTCACGGTTCCGATCCACGTCGTGAGCGCCACCGAGGACCACAGCATTCGCTTCCATCAGGTCCACCTCGACGACATGGCCCGCGTCCGCGTCCGGAAATACTGCTCGATCGAGGACCGCGAGGTCGCGCAGGGAGAGATCGGCAAGGGCTACGAGGTCTCGAAGGACACGATCATTGCGGTGTCGGACGAGGAGCTGCAGCAGATGCCACTGCCGACGGCGAAGGCCATCGAGCTGGTCTCGTTCATGCCGGCGGAGAGTATCGACCCGATCCGCGTGGGGGACGGCTACTACCTGCAGCCGGACGGCCAGGTGGCGGCGAAGCCGTACAAGCTCTTGGCCCAGGCCCTCGAGCGGAGCAGCAAGGTGGCGGTCGCCAAGTACGCCTGGTCCGGCCGGGAACGACTCGGCCTCCTGCGGGTCCGCGACGGCGTGATCGTTCTGCACGCCATGCGCTGGGACGACGAGATCCGCGACCCGTCCGAGCTGGCGCCGGACGCGGTGGAGCTCACCGACGAGGAGATCGCCGAGGCGGAACACCTCATCGACCGCCTGACCCGCGACGACCTCGAAGGGCCCGAGTTCACCGACCAGTACACCGAGGCCGTGGAGCAGCTCATCGAGGCGAAGCGGGAGCACAAGGAGCCACCGAAGGCTGAGGAGCCCGAGGCCCCCGCGGGCAAGGTCGTGGACCTGATGGCCGCGCTGCAGGAGTCCGTCGCCAAAGCCCGGATCGCGCGCGGCGAGGACGCCACCGTCCACGAGATGCCGAAGAAGACCGCAGCCAAGAAGACGGCGAAGAAGCAGCCCACCAAGAAGGCGGCGACGAAGAAGACGGCCAAGAAGGCTGGCGGCCGGAAGCCGCGCAGCGCCTAG
- a CDS encoding DUF6233 domain-containing protein has protein sequence MLYVHVGGCHRAGKRSRGVERDQALRALAEGVAACTHCRPDSELGYLE, from the coding sequence ATCCTGTACGTCCACGTCGGCGGCTGCCATAGGGCGGGCAAGCGCAGCCGCGGCGTCGAGCGCGACCAGGCGCTCCGGGCACTCGCCGAAGGAGTCGCCGCCTGCACGCACTGTCGGCCGGACTCGGAGCTGGGATACCTGGAGTGA
- a CDS encoding glycoside hydrolase family 48 protein, with product MHPSSRSRRRRTRRLWTAVVAALALPFTMLANGSTSAQAVGVQCSVDYKTNDWGSGFTADLTLTNRGTDPIDGWTLTYDYPGNQTLTSGWNGTWSQSGRTVTAKNASWNGTIAAGAAVSAGAQFTYSGTNTAPASFAINGTTCTGAHQPPVTVLTSPAAGAVYTQGDAIPLAATAAAADNATIAKVEFYDDTTLLGTDTSSPYTLSTSSLTVGSHSLVTKAYDSLGASAASTPVGITIASGPAVVASPTQLGVQQSKSGTFAVQLSKQPAANVTVTTARTDGNTGLSVTGGASLTFTPANWNTAQNVTVTADASGTGAATFTASATGYAKATVTVTELAASKAYDARFLDLYGRITNPANGYFSPEGIPYHSVETLIVEAPDQGHETTSEAYSYLIWLQAMYGKVTGDWSKFNAAWTTMETYMIPTHADQPTNSFYNASKPATYAPELDTPNEYPAKLDTGVSVGPDPIAAELKSAYGTDDVYGMHWLQDVDNVYGYGNEPGECEAGPTATGPSYINTFQRGAQESVWETVPQPTCDAFKYGSTNGYLDLFTGDSSYAKQWKYTDAPDADARAVQAAYWADVWAKAQGKGGDVSATVGKAAKMGDYLRYAMYDKYFKKIGTCVGPSTCAAGTGKDASHYLLSWYYAWGGATDTSAGWAWRIGSSHVHGGYQNPLAAYALSSYADLRPKSSTGAADWGTSLTRQLEFYRWLQSNEGAIAGGATNSWAGRYATPPAGTPTFYGMYYDQQPVYHDPPSNQWFGFQAWSMERVAEYYQQTGNASAKAILDKWVSWALSKTTINPDGTYQIPSTLQWSGAPDTWNASSPGANTGLHVTVADYTNDVGVAAAYAKTLSYYAAKSGNSQAKTTAKALLDGMWSNYQDSLGIAVPETRADYNRFDDTVYVPSGWSGKMPNGDTINSTSTFTSLRSFYKNDPNWSKIEAYLAGGAAPSFTYHRFWAQADIALAMGSYAELLE from the coding sequence ATGCACCCAAGTTCCAGAAGCAGACGCCGGCGGACCCGGCGGCTGTGGACCGCCGTGGTGGCGGCCCTCGCGCTTCCGTTCACCATGCTCGCGAATGGCTCAACTTCCGCTCAAGCAGTGGGAGTTCAGTGCAGCGTCGACTACAAGACCAATGACTGGGGCTCCGGCTTCACCGCGGATCTCACGCTCACCAACCGGGGCACGGACCCGATCGACGGCTGGACCCTGACGTACGACTACCCGGGCAACCAGACGCTGACCAGCGGCTGGAACGGGACCTGGTCGCAGTCCGGCAGGACGGTCACCGCGAAGAACGCCTCCTGGAACGGGACGATCGCCGCCGGGGCAGCGGTCTCCGCCGGCGCACAGTTCACCTACAGCGGCACCAACACGGCGCCCGCCTCGTTCGCGATCAACGGCACCACCTGCACCGGCGCCCACCAGCCGCCGGTCACCGTGCTGACCAGCCCGGCCGCGGGCGCGGTCTACACGCAGGGCGACGCGATACCGCTGGCCGCGACCGCGGCGGCAGCCGACAACGCGACGATCGCCAAGGTCGAGTTCTACGACGACACGACCCTGCTGGGCACGGACACCAGCTCCCCCTACACGTTGTCCACCTCCAGCTTGACCGTGGGCAGTCATTCACTGGTGACCAAGGCCTACGACAGCCTGGGCGCCTCCGCGGCGTCCACACCGGTCGGCATCACGATCGCCTCGGGTCCCGCCGTGGTGGCCTCGCCGACGCAACTCGGCGTCCAGCAGAGCAAGTCGGGAACGTTCGCCGTGCAGCTTTCGAAGCAGCCGGCCGCGAACGTGACGGTGACGACCGCCCGTACGGACGGCAATACCGGACTGTCCGTCACCGGCGGCGCCTCGCTCACCTTCACCCCGGCCAACTGGAACACGGCACAGAACGTGACCGTCACCGCCGACGCCTCCGGGACCGGCGCCGCGACCTTCACGGCCTCGGCGACCGGGTACGCCAAGGCGACGGTCACCGTGACGGAGTTGGCCGCGTCGAAGGCCTACGACGCACGCTTCCTGGACCTCTACGGCAGGATCACCAACCCGGCGAACGGCTACTTCTCGCCCGAGGGCATCCCCTACCACTCGGTGGAGACGCTGATCGTCGAGGCGCCGGACCAGGGTCATGAGACGACGTCGGAGGCGTACAGCTATCTGATCTGGCTGCAGGCGATGTACGGGAAGGTCACCGGCGACTGGTCCAAGTTCAACGCCGCGTGGACGACCATGGAGACGTACATGATCCCCACCCACGCCGACCAGCCGACGAACTCCTTCTACAACGCCTCGAAGCCCGCGACCTACGCGCCGGAGCTCGACACCCCGAACGAGTACCCGGCCAAGCTCGACACGGGCGTCTCCGTCGGTCCGGACCCGATCGCGGCCGAGCTGAAGAGCGCGTACGGCACGGACGACGTGTACGGCATGCACTGGCTCCAGGACGTCGACAACGTCTACGGCTACGGCAACGAGCCCGGCGAGTGCGAGGCCGGACCGACCGCGACCGGACCGTCGTACATCAACACCTTCCAGCGCGGCGCGCAGGAGTCGGTGTGGGAGACCGTGCCGCAGCCGACCTGCGACGCCTTCAAGTACGGCTCCACCAACGGCTACCTGGACCTCTTCACCGGGGACTCCTCGTACGCCAAGCAGTGGAAGTACACCGACGCGCCGGACGCCGACGCGCGGGCCGTGCAGGCAGCGTACTGGGCCGACGTGTGGGCCAAGGCGCAGGGCAAGGGCGGCGACGTGTCCGCGACCGTCGGCAAGGCGGCGAAGATGGGCGACTATCTGCGCTACGCCATGTACGACAAGTACTTCAAGAAGATCGGCACCTGTGTCGGCCCGTCGACCTGCGCGGCCGGCACCGGAAAGGACGCCTCGCACTATCTGCTCTCCTGGTACTACGCCTGGGGCGGTGCGACCGACACCTCGGCGGGCTGGGCCTGGCGCATCGGCTCCAGCCATGTCCACGGCGGCTACCAGAACCCGCTGGCCGCGTACGCGCTCAGCTCGTACGCCGATCTGAGGCCCAAGTCATCGACGGGGGCGGCCGACTGGGGCACCTCCCTCACCCGGCAGCTGGAGTTCTACCGCTGGCTGCAGTCCAACGAGGGCGCCATCGCGGGCGGCGCGACCAACAGCTGGGCGGGCCGTTACGCGACCCCGCCGGCCGGGACGCCGACCTTCTACGGCATGTACTACGACCAGCAGCCGGTGTACCACGACCCGCCGTCCAACCAGTGGTTCGGCTTCCAGGCCTGGTCCATGGAGCGGGTGGCCGAGTACTACCAGCAGACGGGGAACGCGAGCGCGAAGGCGATCCTCGACAAGTGGGTCTCCTGGGCGCTGTCCAAGACCACGATCAACCCGGACGGCACCTACCAGATCCCCTCCACGCTCCAGTGGTCCGGCGCACCCGACACCTGGAACGCTTCAAGTCCCGGCGCCAACACCGGACTTCACGTGACCGTCGCCGACTACACCAACGACGTCGGTGTGGCCGCCGCGTACGCCAAGACCCTGTCGTACTACGCCGCCAAGTCCGGCAACTCCCAGGCGAAGACGACGGCGAAGGCACTCCTCGACGGCATGTGGAGCAACTACCAGGACAGCCTGGGCATCGCCGTCCCGGAGACCCGCGCCGACTACAACCGCTTCGACGACACGGTCTACGTCCCGAGCGGCTGGAGCGGCAAGATGCCGAACGGCGACACGATCAACTCCACCTCGACCTTCACCTCGCTCAGGTCCTTCTACAAGAACGACCCGAACTGGTCGAAGATCGAGGCCTATCTGGCGGGCGGAGCCGCGCCCTCCTTCACGTACCACCGGTTCTGGGCCCAGGCGGACATCGCCCTGGCCATGGGCTCGTACGCGGAGCTTCTCGAATAG